A window from Drosophila yakuba strain Tai18E2 chromosome 3L, Prin_Dyak_Tai18E2_2.1, whole genome shotgun sequence encodes these proteins:
- the LOC6534464 gene encoding peroxiredoxin-2, with translation MRMLNINQVAPNFVTNAVVSGGFRNFSLVDLRGRYVLLVFYPADFSYVCPTELQAFSDRAPEFRNVGCEVLACSTDSHFVHCAWMNTPRKNGGLGELDIPLLADKNMKIARDYGVLDEETGLALRALFIIDREGRIRQITVNDMGVGRSVDEALRLVQAFQFSDEFGEVCPVNWRPGARTMKADASGRDDYFKHAS, from the coding sequence ATGCGTATGCTCAATATTAACCAAGTGGCCCCTAATTTCGTTACCAATGCGGTGGTATCCGGTGGCTTCCGTAATTTTTCCCTAGTGGATTTGCGTGGCAGATATGTCCTGCTGGTTTTCTACCCGGCTGACTTTTCGTACGTCTGCCCCACGGAGCTGCAGGCATTCAGTGATAGAGCTCCGGAGTTCAGGAATGTGGGCTGTGAAGTCTTGGCCTGTTCCACTGATAGTCACTTTGTGCACTGCGCCTGGATGAACACTCCCAGGAAGAACGGAGGTCTGGGTGAGTTGGATATACCATTGTTGGCCGACAAGAACATGAAGATAGCCAGGGACTATGGAGTGCTCGACGAAGAGACAGGATTGGCTCTACGTGCCCTCTTCATCATCGATCGCGAGGGCCGCATTCGTCAGATCACGGTGAATGACATGGGAGTGGGTCGCAGTGTGGACGAGGCACTGCGTCTGGTTCAGGCCTTCCAGTTCAGCGATGAGTTCGGCGAGGTCTGTCCGGTCAACTGGCGTCCCGGAGCCAGAACCATGAAGGCCGATGCATCCGGAAGGGACGACTACTTCAAGCACGCCAGTTAA
- the LOC6534466 gene encoding toll-like receptor Tollo — protein sequence MLATTHMLYVLIATWVIPIFGAALSKTVLYQAPDECRWSGGGEHDITLVCHLRTINSELENTNFSVIQPQNTVRLRLECNDALFFQSSLSPDSFRSLVELRDLTIEYCKLGNITDGSFRGLQELRNLTIRTHNGDWSTMSLEMASNSFVEFRQLERLDLSLNNIWLIPDGMVCPLKSLQHLNASYNKIQDISNFYFSASLSSRKARVCGSTLQSLDLSANKMVSLPTAMLSALGRLTHLNMAKNSMSFLADRAFEGLLSLRVVDLSANRLTSLPPELFAETKQLQEIYLRNNSINVLAPGIFGELAELLVLDLASNELNSQWINAATFVGLKRLMMLDLSANKISRLEAHIFRPLASLQILKLEDNYIDQLPGGIFADLTNLHTLILSRNRISVIEQRTLQGLKNLLVLSLDFNRISRMDQRSLANCSQLQDLHLNDNKLQAVPEALAHVPLLKTLDVGENMISQIENTSITQLENLYGLRMTENSLTHIRRGVFDRMSSLQILNLSQNKLKSIEAGSLQRNGQLQAIRLDGNQLKSIAGLFTELPNLVWLNISGNRLEKFDYSHIPIGLQWLDVRANRITQLGNYFEIESELSLSTFDASYNLLTEITASSIPNSVEVLYLNDNQISKIQPYTFFKKPNLTRVDLVRNRLTTLEPNALRLSPIAEDREIPEFYIGHNAYECDCNLDWLQKVNRESRTQPQLMDLDQIHCRLAYARGSSHVSLIEAKSDDFLCKYASHCFALCHCCDFQACDCKMECPDRCSCYHDQSWTSNVVDCSRASYEQTLPSHIPMDSTQLYLDGNNFRELQSHAFIGRKRLKVLHLNHSRIEVLHNRTFYGLLELEVLQLQSNQLKALNGNEFQGLDNLQELYLQHNAIATIDTLTFTHLYHLKILRLDHNAITSFAVWNFLPSYLNELRLASNPWSCNCEFIDKLRDYMNRHEYVVDKLKLKCDVISGNGTQQMVIYPGSGEATTLPVVQCSQTLPLGLDNSFNYAEQAGGENASNATSTKMILNQPPKLDYIPILVAILTAFIFVMICISLVFIFRQEMRVWCHSRFGVRLFYNAQKDVDKNEREKLFDAFVSYSSKDELFVNEELAPMLEMGEHRYKLCLHQRDFPVGGYLPETIVQAIDSSRRTIMVVSENFIKSEWCRFEFKSAHQSVLRDRRRRLIVIVLGEVPQKELDPDLRLYLKTNTYLQWGDKLFWQKLRFALPDVSSSQRSTVAGQSCHVPINHAAYHHHHHVHQQAMPLPHSVHHHQQQFMLPPPPQQPGSFRRQPSLHQQQQQQQQQQQLRGNNNTTQQQQQQQAALLMGGGSVGGPAPQMIPLAGGIQQQSLPLPPNQQPTPASRNLHM from the coding sequence ATGCTGGCCACCACCCACATGCTGTACGTGCTGATCGCCACCTGGGTAATACCCATTTTCGGAGCGGCCCTCAGCAAGACGGTGTTGTACCAGGCTCCCGACGAGTGCCGCTGGTCCGGCGGCGGGGAGCACGACATCACCCTGGTCTGCCACCTGCGGACCATCAACTCGGAGCTGGAGAACACCAACTTTAGTGTGATCCAGCCGCAGAACACGGTGCGCCTGCGCCTGGAGTGCAACGATGCCCTCTTCTTCCAGAGCAGTCTGAGCCCGGATAGCTTCAGATCGCTGGTGGAGCTGAGGGATCTCACCATCGAGTACTGCAAGCTGGGCAATATCACGGACGGATCTTTCCGCGGTCTCCAGGAGCTGCGAAACCTCACCATTCGCACGCACAACGGCGACTGGTCCACCATGTCGCTGGAGATGGCCTCCAACAGCTTCGTGGAGTTCCGCCAGCTGGAGCGCTTGGATCTGAGTCTCAACAACATCTGGCTGATACCCGATGGCATGGTGTGCCCCCTGAAGTCCCTGCAGCACCTCAATGCCTCGTACAATAAGATCCAGGACATCAGCAACTTCTACTTCAGCGCTTCGCTGAGCTCGCGGAAGGCACGAGTTTGCGGCTCCACGCTGCAAAGTCTGGACCTGAGTGCCAACAAGATGGTCAGCTTGCCCACGGCCATGTTATCGGCTCTGGGCCGACTGACCCATCTGAATATGGCCAAGAACAGCATGAGTTTCCTGGCCGATCGCGCCTTTGAGGGTCTTCTTTCGCTGAGGGTTGTGGATCTCTCGGCGAATCGATTGACCTCCTTGCCGCCAGAACTCTTCGCGGAGACCAAACAACTGCAGGAAATTTACTTGAGGAACAACTCCATCAATGTGTTGGCCCCGGGAATCTTTGGCGAGCTGGCTGAACTCCTAGTTCTCGACTTGGCTAGCAACGAACTGAATTCCCAGTGGATCAATGCAGCCACTTTTGTGGGTCTCAAGCGGCTCATGATGCTGGATTTATCGGCTAATAAGATCAGCCGCCTGGAGGCCCATATCTTCAGGCCCCTGGCCAGCTTGCAGATCCTGAAACTGGAGGATAACTACATCGATCAGCTGCCGGGGGGAATCTTTGCGGATCTCACCAACCTACACACACTGATCCTCTCGCGCAATCGCATCTCGGTCATTGAACAACGCACTCTGCAGGGCTTGAAGAATCTGCTGGTGCTCTCCCTGGACTTCAACAGGATATCCCGAATGGATCAGAGATCCCTGGCAAACTGCAGCCAGCTGCAGGATCTGCACCTGAACGACAACAAATTGCAGGCTGTGCCCGAAGCTCTGGCCCATGTTCCCCTGCTCAAAACCCTCGATGTGGGCGAGAACATGATCAGCCAGATCGAGAATACCAGCATCACCCAGCTGGAGAATCTGTATGGCCTCCGGATGACGGAGAACTCTCTCACCCACATCCGGCGAGGAGTTTTCGATCGCATGAGCTCCCTGCAGATCCTCAACCTGTCCCAGAACAAGCTGAAGTCCATCGAGGCGGGCTCTCTGCAAAGGAATGGTCAGCTGCAGGCCATCAGGCTGGATGGAAACCAGCTGAAATCCATTGCTGGTCTCTTCACCGAACTGCCCAACCTGGTGTGGCTGAATATCTCGGGCAATCGTCTCGAGAAATTCGATTACTCGCACATTCCCATCGGACTTCAGTGGCTGGATGTTCGGGCCAACAGGATCACCCAGTTGGGCAACTATTTCGAGATCGAGAGCGAACTGAGCCTGAGCACCTTTGATGCCAGCTATAATTTGCTGACGGAGATAACGGCTAGCTCTATTCCAAACAGCGTGGAGGTTTTGTACTTGAACGACAACCAGATCTCCAAGATTCAGCCGTACACTTTCTTTAAGAAGCCCAACTTGACGCGCGTGGACTTGGTGAGGAATCGGCTGACCACCTTGGAGCCCAATGCTCTCCGCTTGTCGCCCATCGCCGAGGATCGGGAGATCCCGGAGTTCTACATTGGCCACAATGCCTACGAGTGTGACTGCAACTTGGACTGGCTGCAAAAGGTGAATCGCGAGTCGCGAACTCAGCCGCAACTCATGGACTTGGACCAGATTCACTGCCGGTTGGCTTACGCCCGAGGATCTTCACATGTCTCCCTGATAGAGGCCAAGTCCGATGACTTCCTTTGCAAGTACGCCTCCCATTGCTTTGCCCTGTGCCATTGCTGCGACTTCCAGGCGTGTGACTGCAAAATGGAGTGCCCGGATAGGTGCTCCTGCTACCACGACCAGTCCTGGACCTCGAATGTGGTGGATTGCAGCCGGGCTTCCTATGAGCAGACCCTGCCATCCCACATTCCCATGGATTCCACTCAGCTGTATCTGGACGGAAACAATTTCCGGGAGCTGCAGAGCCATGCGTTCATCGGTCGCAAGAGGCTAAAGGTGCTGCACTTGAACCACTCCAGGATCGAGGTGCTGCACAATCGCACCTTCTATGGACTTCTGGAGCTGGAGGTGCTCCAACTGCAAAGTAATCAGTTGAAGGCCTTAAATGGCAACGAATTCCAAGGACTGGATAACCTCCAAGAACTGTATCTGCAGCACAACGCTATAGCCACGATCGATACCCTCACCTTTACGCACCTGTATCACCTAAAGATCCTGCGATTGGATCACAATGCCATCACATCATTCGCCGTCTGGAACTTCCTGCCCAGTTATCTGAACGAGCTGCGTCTGGCCTCCAATCCCTGGAGCTGCAACTGCGAATTCATCGATAAGCTCAGGGACTACATGAATCGCCATGAGTATGTGGTGGacaagctgaagctgaagtgCGATGTGATCAGTGGAAATGGCACCCAGCAGATGGTCATATACCCGGGATCCGGAGAGGCTACCACCCTGCCCGTTGTTCAGTGCTCTCAGACCCTGCCTTTGGGTCTGGATAACAGCTTTAACTATGCGGAGCAGGCTGGTGGCGAGAATGCCTCGAATGCCACCTCCACGAAAATGATCCTGAATCAGCCCCCGAAACTGGATTACATTCCCATTCTGGTGGCCATCCTGACGGCCTTCATCTTCGTAATGATCTGCATTTCGCTGGTGTTCATCTTCCGGCAGGAGATGCGTGTGTGGTGCCACTCGAGATTCGGAGTCCGACTCTTCTACAATGCCCAAAAGGATGTGGACAAGAACGAGAGGGAGAAGCTGTTCGACGCCTTCGTGTCGTACTCCTCCAAGGATGAGTTGTTCGTCAACGAGGAGCTGGCTCCCATGCTGGAAATGGGTGAACACCGCTACAAGCTGTGCCTGCACCAGAGGGACTTCCCTGTGGGTGGCTATCTGCCGGAAACCATCGTGCAGGCGATCGACAGCAGCCGGAGAACCATAATGGTGGTCAGCGAGAACTTCATCAAATCGGAGTGGTGCCGGTTCGAGTTCAAGTCCGCCCATCAGTCGGTGCTAAGAGATCGTCGCCGGCGGCTGATAGTCATTGTGCTGGGCGAGGTGCCCCAGAAGGAACTGGATCCCGATCTTCGCTTGTATCTGAAGACGAACACGTATCTGCAGTGGGGCGATAAGCTGTTCTGGCAAAAGCTGCGATTCGCTCTACCGGATGTCTCCTCATCGCAGCGATCCACTGTTGCCGGCCAGAGTTGCCATGTGCCGATCAACCACGCCGcttaccaccaccaccaccacgtcCACCAGCAGGCGATGCCCCTGCCCCACTCggtgcaccaccaccagcagcagttcatgctgccaccgccaccgcagCAACCGGGCAGCTTCCGCCGGCAACCATCGTtgcaccaacagcagcagcagcaacagcaacagcagcaacttcgcggcaacaacaacacgacgcagcagcagcagcaacagcaggcggCCTTGCTGATGGGTGGTGGGTCGGTGGGTGGGCCTGCACCGCAGATGATTCCCCTGGCGGGTGGCATCCAGCAGCAGAGCCTCCCATTGCCACCGAACCAGCAGCCGACGCCGGCGTCTAGAAATCTGCACATGTGA